Proteins from one Planctomyces sp. SH-PL62 genomic window:
- a CDS encoding HlyD family efflux transporter periplasmic adaptor subunit → MSAAPSTTPAPFGQAAEHLRVKLRRDLVVQPQFYEGMTHYVIKDPLALKYFRFKIEEYFLLQQFDGKNNLQDVKRAFERKYRPQTISIEDLTRFVAQLHEAGVVQIDSPEQAAALIRRRRKNKWKKVWGFLANILFIKIPVIDPERLLTWMYPYFRWLFTRAFVAGSVFLMLAAVTLVVSQWSQFYAKLPEFQSFFNWWTIFTFWISLAVVKIIHEFGHGLTAKHFGGEVHEMGMLFLVLTPALYCDVTDSWLLPNKWHRIWISAAGIYVELFLASIATFVWFNTEQGLLNSLAMAVMFICSVNTVLFNANPLLRYDGYYVMSDWLEIPNLRIKSTQFFTYLIQEKVLGLEIPVQSYMPRSRRSLFVTYAIASYLYRWVVTFSILFFLSQVLKPYKLQALSYMLALGSLVPLLGMPIYQIGKFLRTPGRMRKVKKARAAAFAAAFVALVAGVLLIPTPLRIQGTLVLSPAKPTEIYSEVEGRLVELAVLDGQWVKEGDVIAKLVNHEKQKELIQRQSEHDAYWFKALWYGRSPENEGRAQARQSVQMAEELEPTLAKINEQLGKLVLTAPRDGQVIGVPHPETVGQWVKPGKPFCEVADPHHLEAHLIIDQSDIELIRLSPPPQAWVKVYGRSEITLKSTVAQIAKRNREEIPIELSNTAGGEIAASPDPKTGQIKPQSAVYEVVIPIENPNLEFHPGQRGFAKIDAGTHTFGWWLWRLLTKTFHFTI, encoded by the coding sequence ATGAGCGCAGCACCCTCCACCACCCCGGCGCCCTTCGGACAGGCCGCCGAACATCTCAGGGTCAAGCTCCGCCGGGACCTGGTGGTCCAGCCCCAGTTCTATGAGGGGATGACCCACTACGTCATCAAGGACCCGCTGGCCCTCAAGTACTTCCGGTTCAAGATCGAGGAATACTTCCTCCTCCAGCAGTTCGACGGCAAGAACAACCTCCAGGACGTCAAGCGGGCCTTCGAACGCAAGTACCGGCCCCAGACGATCTCGATCGAGGACCTCACCCGGTTCGTGGCCCAGCTCCACGAGGCCGGCGTCGTCCAGATCGACAGCCCGGAACAGGCCGCCGCGCTGATCCGCCGCCGTCGCAAGAACAAGTGGAAGAAGGTCTGGGGCTTCCTCGCCAACATCCTGTTCATCAAGATCCCGGTCATCGACCCCGAGCGGCTCCTGACCTGGATGTACCCCTATTTCCGCTGGCTCTTCACCCGCGCGTTCGTCGCCGGCAGCGTCTTCCTGATGCTCGCCGCGGTGACCCTGGTGGTCAGCCAGTGGAGCCAGTTCTACGCCAAGCTCCCCGAGTTCCAGAGCTTCTTCAACTGGTGGACGATCTTCACCTTCTGGATCAGCCTCGCCGTCGTGAAGATCATCCACGAGTTCGGCCACGGCCTCACCGCCAAGCACTTCGGCGGCGAGGTCCACGAGATGGGGATGCTCTTCCTCGTCCTCACCCCGGCCCTCTACTGCGACGTCACCGACAGCTGGCTCCTGCCCAACAAGTGGCATCGGATCTGGATCTCGGCCGCCGGCATCTACGTGGAGCTGTTCCTCGCCAGCATCGCCACCTTCGTCTGGTTCAACACCGAGCAGGGGCTCCTCAACAGCCTCGCGATGGCCGTCATGTTCATCTGCTCGGTCAACACCGTGTTGTTCAACGCCAACCCGCTGCTGCGGTACGACGGCTACTACGTCATGTCGGACTGGCTGGAGATCCCCAATCTGCGGATCAAGAGCACCCAGTTCTTCACCTACCTGATCCAGGAGAAGGTGCTCGGCCTGGAGATCCCCGTCCAGAGCTACATGCCGCGGTCGCGGCGGAGCCTGTTCGTCACCTACGCCATCGCCAGCTACCTGTACCGCTGGGTCGTCACCTTCAGCATCCTGTTCTTCCTGTCCCAGGTCCTCAAGCCGTACAAGCTCCAGGCGCTCAGCTACATGCTGGCCCTCGGCTCGCTGGTCCCGCTGTTGGGGATGCCCATCTACCAGATCGGTAAATTCCTACGCACCCCCGGGAGGATGCGCAAAGTGAAGAAAGCTCGCGCGGCCGCCTTCGCCGCGGCGTTCGTCGCCCTCGTGGCCGGCGTCCTGCTGATCCCCACCCCGCTGCGCATCCAGGGGACGCTCGTCCTCTCGCCGGCCAAGCCCACCGAGATCTATTCGGAGGTCGAGGGCCGGCTCGTCGAGCTGGCCGTGCTCGACGGCCAGTGGGTCAAGGAAGGCGACGTGATCGCCAAGCTCGTCAACCACGAGAAGCAGAAGGAGCTGATCCAGCGCCAGTCCGAGCACGACGCCTACTGGTTCAAGGCCCTCTGGTACGGCCGCAGCCCCGAGAACGAGGGCCGCGCCCAGGCCCGCCAGAGCGTGCAGATGGCCGAGGAGCTGGAGCCCACGCTCGCCAAGATCAACGAGCAGCTCGGCAAGCTGGTCCTCACCGCCCCCCGCGACGGCCAGGTCATCGGCGTCCCCCACCCCGAGACGGTCGGCCAGTGGGTCAAGCCCGGCAAGCCCTTCTGCGAGGTCGCCGACCCCCACCACCTCGAAGCCCACCTGATCATCGACCAGTCCGACATCGAGCTGATCCGCCTCTCGCCCCCGCCCCAGGCCTGGGTCAAGGTCTACGGCCGCTCCGAGATCACCCTCAAGAGCACCGTCGCCCAGATCGCCAAGCGGAACCGCGAGGAGATCCCCATCGAGCTCTCCAACACCGCCGGAGGTGAGATCGCCGCCTCCCCCGACCCCAAGACCGGCCAGATCAAGCCTCAGTCCGCCGTCTACGAGGTCGTCATCCCCATCGAGAACCCCAACCTCGAGTTCCACCCCGGCCAGCGCGGGTTCGCCAAGATCGACGCCGGCACCCACACCTTCGGCTGGTGGCTCTGGCGGCTCCTTACCAAGACCTTCCACTTCACCATCTGA